A window from Lepus europaeus isolate LE1 chromosome 20, mLepTim1.pri, whole genome shotgun sequence encodes these proteins:
- the LOC133749945 gene encoding small ribosomal subunit protein eS1-like codes for MLFIQTAAGRTCSQAYSEPHSECFQQTGELGSRKVHLLTKGGKKGAKKKVVDPFSKKDWYDVKAPAMFNIRNIGKTLVTRTQGTKIASDGLKGRVFEVSLADLQNDEVAFRKFKLITEDVQGKNCLTNFHGMDLTHDKMCSMVKKWQTMIEAHVDVKTTDGYLLRLFCVGFTKKRNNQIRKTSYAQHQQVRQIRKKMMEIMTREVQTNDLKEVVNKLIPDSIGKDIEKACQSIYPLHDVFVRKVKMLKKPKFELGKLMELHGEGSSSGKATGDETGAKVERADGYEPPVQESV; via the exons ATGCTCTTCATCCAGACAGCAGCAGGTAGGACTTGCAGTCAGGCCTACTCAGAGCCACACTCTGAATGCTTTCAGCAAACGGGGGAACT AGGAAGTAGAAAAGTACATCTTCTTACGAAAGGCGGCAAAAAGGGAGCCAAGAAGAAAGTGGTGGACCCATTTTCTAAGAAAGATTGGTATGATGTGAAAGCACCTGCTATGTTCAACATACGAAATATTGGGAAAACACTGGTCACGAGGACCCAAGGAACCAAAATTGCATCTGATGGTCTCAAGGGTCGTGTTTTTGAAGTGAGTCTTGCTGACCTGCAGAACGATGAAGTTGCATTTAGAAAATTCAAACTGATTACGGAGGATGTTCAGGGCAAAAACTGCCTGACTAACTTCCACGGCATGGATCTTACCCATGACAAAATGTGCTCCATGGTCAAAAAATGGCAGACCATGATTGAAGCTCATGTTGATGTCAAGACTACCGATGGCTATTTGCTTCGTCTGTTCTGTGTTGGTTTTACCAAAAAACGCAACAATCAGATACGGAAGACTTCCTATGCTCAGCACCAGCAGGTCCGCCAGATCCGGAAGAAGATGATGGAAATCATGACACGGGAGGTGCAAACAAATGACTTGAAAGAAGTAGTCAATAAATTGATCCCAGACAGCATTGGAAAAGACATAGAGAAGGCTTGCCAATCTATTTATCCTCTCCATGATGTCTTCGTTAGAAAAGTGAAGATGCTGAAGAAGCCCAAGTTTGAATTGGGAAAACTCATGGAGCTTCACGGAGAAGGTAGTAGTTCTGGAAAAGCCACTGGGGATGAGACGGGTGCGAAAGTCGAACGAGCTGATGGCTATGAACCACCTGTTCAAGAATCTGTTTAA